The Metabacillus sp. B2-18 genome has a window encoding:
- a CDS encoding MFS transporter: MTKPSTINEEESSINTDKKNLLGNLIKGFVKLIDVKDALRVTILVGVISGVSGIINVLYLVFVTEVLGMEESFYSVLMVIEAVGLFIGSLIVKHLQNKLGYLPLLSLCTIVDGICIGLHYSIDSMFSFLFLGLLTGTVGAQISILSNSILQKTTEASSRASVFGSFQMIIGIFSIPGLFIGGLIQSNENVRILFGISGLIITLIGLYYFTKSYFNKNKINNNVDKSSISNSNG, encoded by the coding sequence TTGACTAAACCATCTACCATAAATGAAGAAGAAAGTAGCATAAATACTGATAAAAAGAATCTTTTAGGGAATTTAATAAAGGGCTTTGTAAAATTGATAGATGTTAAGGATGCTCTAAGAGTAACTATTCTGGTAGGGGTTATCTCAGGTGTCAGTGGAATTATAAACGTACTATATCTTGTTTTTGTAACAGAAGTATTAGGTATGGAGGAATCCTTTTATTCCGTTTTAATGGTTATAGAAGCTGTAGGATTATTCATAGGTAGTCTTATTGTTAAACATCTTCAAAATAAATTAGGTTATCTACCTCTTTTGAGTTTATGTACAATTGTGGATGGAATATGTATTGGTTTACATTATTCAATAGATTCTATGTTCTCATTTTTATTCTTAGGGTTACTAACCGGTACAGTTGGAGCTCAAATATCAATATTATCAAATTCAATTCTACAAAAAACCACAGAAGCATCAAGTAGGGCAAGTGTTTTTGGATCATTCCAGATGATAATAGGTATTTTTTCTATTCCTGGCCTTTTTATCGGGGGTCTAATACAATCAAACGAGAATGTTCGAATTCTTTTTGGAATTAGTGGGTTAATAATTACATTAATAGGTTTATATTACTTTACAAAAAGTTACTTCAATAAAAACAAAATTAATAACAATGTAGATAAAAGTTCGATATCTAATAGTAATGGTTAA